A single window of Streptomyces aquilus DNA harbors:
- a CDS encoding M20/M25/M40 family metallo-hydrolase, protein MADGQALDEVVTFTSDLIRIDTTNRGGGDCQERPAAEYAAEQLAGAGLEPVLLERVPGRTNVVARIEGTDPSADALLVHGHLDVVPAEARDWSVHPFSGEIRDGVVWGRGAVDMKNMDAMILAVVRSWAREGVRPRRDVVVAFTADEEASAEDGSGFLADRHPGLFEGCTEGVSESGAFTFHDGAGRQIYPIAAGERGTGWLKLTARGRAGHGSKVNKENAVTRLAAAVTRIGEHEWPLRLTPTVRAALTELAALYGIEPDLTDVDALLEKLGPAAKLVEATVRNSANPTMLDAGYKLNVIPGEAVAFVDGRYLPGGEDEFRTTLDLLTGPDVEWEFHHREVALQAPVDSPTYAAMRAAVEEFAPEGHVVPYCMSGGTDAKQFSRLGITGYGFAPLKLPEGFDYQALFHGVDERVPVEALHFGVHVLDRFLRSA, encoded by the coding sequence ATGGCTGACGGGCAGGCGCTGGACGAGGTCGTGACGTTCACCTCGGACCTGATCCGTATCGACACCACCAACCGGGGCGGCGGCGACTGCCAGGAGCGGCCCGCCGCCGAGTACGCGGCGGAGCAGCTGGCCGGGGCGGGCCTGGAGCCGGTGCTGCTGGAGCGCGTCCCGGGCCGGACGAACGTCGTCGCCCGGATCGAGGGCACCGACCCGTCGGCGGACGCGCTGCTGGTGCACGGTCATCTGGACGTGGTGCCGGCCGAGGCCCGCGACTGGAGCGTGCACCCGTTCTCCGGGGAGATCCGCGACGGCGTCGTGTGGGGCCGGGGCGCGGTCGACATGAAGAACATGGACGCGATGATCCTCGCCGTGGTCCGCTCCTGGGCGCGGGAGGGTGTCCGGCCCCGGCGGGACGTCGTCGTCGCGTTCACCGCCGACGAGGAGGCCAGCGCCGAGGACGGCTCGGGCTTTCTCGCCGACCGGCATCCGGGGCTGTTCGAGGGCTGCACCGAGGGCGTCAGCGAGTCCGGGGCCTTCACGTTCCACGACGGCGCCGGGCGCCAGATCTACCCCATCGCGGCCGGTGAGCGGGGCACGGGCTGGCTGAAGCTCACCGCGCGCGGCCGGGCCGGACACGGCTCCAAGGTGAACAAGGAGAACGCGGTCACCCGCCTGGCCGCCGCCGTCACCCGCATCGGCGAGCACGAGTGGCCGCTGCGGCTCACCCCGACCGTCCGGGCCGCCCTCACCGAACTCGCCGCCCTGTACGGCATCGAGCCGGACCTGACCGACGTCGACGCCCTGCTGGAGAAGCTGGGCCCGGCCGCGAAGCTCGTCGAGGCGACCGTCCGCAACAGCGCCAACCCGACCATGCTGGACGCCGGTTACAAGCTCAACGTGATTCCCGGGGAGGCCGTGGCGTTCGTCGACGGACGCTATCTCCCGGGCGGCGAGGACGAGTTCCGCACGACCCTTGACCTGCTGACCGGACCGGACGTGGAGTGGGAGTTCCACCACCGTGAGGTCGCGCTCCAGGCGCCGGTGGACTCACCGACGTACGCGGCGATGCGGGCGGCCGTCGAGGAGTTCGCGCCGGAGGGACATGTGGTGCCGTACTGCATGTCCGGCGGCACGGACGCCAAGCAGTTCTCGCGCCTCGGCATCACCGGCTACGGATTCGCGCCGCTGAAGCTCCCGGAGGGCTTCGACTACCAGGCGCTCTTCCACGGCGTGGACGAGCGGGTCCCGGTCGAGGCGCTGCACTTCGGCGTCCACGTCCTCGACCGGTTCCTGCGGAGCGCCTAG
- a CDS encoding prolyl oligopeptidase family serine peptidase, whose product MGDDVQTLPYGSWPSPIDAALAAAHDGHPEWVGFVGDEAWWTEPRPTEGGRRTLVRRRTDGSEESVLPAPWNVRSRVIEYGGRPWAGTMGAGDRPLVVFVNFADQRLYRYEPGGDPRPLTPVSPVGGGLRWADPVLRLDLGEVWCVLEEFTGDGPTDVRRVLAAVPLDGSAAQDRDALRELTDARHRFVTGPRISPDGRHVAWLGWDHPRMPWDGTELVLASVADDGALREPRTVAGGPEESIAQVDWARDGALLYASDRTGWWNLYRDGEPVCPREEEFGGPLWKLGQRWFAPLESGLIAVVHGRGATALGVLDPETGEVVDAAGPWTEFASTLAVHGERVVGVGASPRSAHEVVELDTLPHARTDSRGGAPIGRARVIGAGHDDSVDPAYYPEPQIRTFTGPDGREIHAHVYPPHHPGCVAPGDELPPYVVWAHGGPTSRAPLVLDLSIAYFTSRGIGVAEVNYGGSTGHGREYRNRLREQWGVVDVEDCAAVALALADEGTADRDRLAIRGGSAGGWTAAASLTVTDVYACGTIVYPILDLAGWGEGETHDFESQYLETLVGPLAEVPARYAERSPTEHADRITAPFLLLQGLDDVICPPAQCERFLARMEGRRVPHAYIAFEGEGHGFRRAETMIRALESELSLYAQVFALNPPGIPTLELDK is encoded by the coding sequence ATGGGGGACGACGTGCAGACCTTGCCCTACGGTTCCTGGCCCTCGCCCATCGACGCGGCCCTCGCCGCCGCGCACGACGGGCACCCAGAGTGGGTGGGCTTCGTCGGCGACGAGGCGTGGTGGACCGAGCCGCGGCCCACCGAGGGCGGCCGGCGCACCCTGGTGCGGCGCCGCACGGACGGCAGCGAGGAGTCGGTGCTCCCGGCGCCGTGGAACGTCCGCAGCAGGGTGATCGAGTACGGCGGCCGGCCCTGGGCCGGGACCATGGGCGCCGGCGACCGGCCGCTCGTCGTCTTCGTGAACTTCGCCGACCAGCGCCTGTACCGGTACGAGCCCGGCGGCGACCCGCGTCCCCTGACCCCCGTCTCCCCGGTGGGCGGTGGCCTGCGTTGGGCGGACCCGGTGCTCCGCCTCGACCTCGGTGAGGTGTGGTGCGTCCTGGAGGAGTTCACCGGCGACGGCCCCACCGACGTCCGCCGCGTCCTGGCCGCGGTGCCGCTGGACGGCTCGGCCGCCCAGGACCGGGACGCCCTCCGTGAACTGACCGACGCCCGGCACCGGTTCGTGACCGGGCCGCGGATCTCGCCCGACGGGCGGCATGTGGCCTGGCTCGGCTGGGATCATCCGCGGATGCCGTGGGACGGCACGGAGCTGGTCCTCGCCTCGGTCGCGGACGACGGCGCCCTGCGGGAACCGCGTACGGTCGCCGGCGGCCCCGAGGAGTCCATCGCCCAGGTCGACTGGGCCCGGGACGGCGCCCTGCTGTACGCGAGCGACCGCACCGGCTGGTGGAACCTCTACCGCGACGGCGAGCCGGTGTGCCCGCGCGAGGAGGAGTTCGGCGGGCCGCTGTGGAAGCTGGGACAGCGTTGGTTCGCGCCGCTGGAGAGCGGTCTGATCGCCGTGGTGCACGGGCGGGGCGCCACCGCGCTCGGGGTGCTGGACCCGGAGACCGGGGAGGTCGTCGACGCGGCGGGCCCCTGGACCGAGTTCGCCTCCACCCTCGCGGTGCACGGCGAGCGGGTCGTCGGCGTCGGGGCCAGCCCGCGCAGCGCCCACGAAGTGGTGGAGCTGGACACCCTCCCCCACGCTCGAACAGACTCGCGCGGGGGCGCCCCCATCGGCAGGGCGCGGGTGATCGGCGCCGGCCATGACGACTCCGTGGACCCCGCCTACTACCCCGAACCGCAGATCCGCACCTTCACCGGGCCCGACGGACGCGAGATCCACGCCCACGTCTACCCGCCCCACCACCCCGGCTGTGTCGCACCGGGCGACGAGCTGCCGCCGTACGTCGTGTGGGCGCACGGCGGTCCGACCAGCCGGGCGCCCCTCGTCCTCGACCTGTCCATCGCCTACTTCACCTCCCGGGGCATCGGCGTCGCCGAGGTCAACTACGGCGGCTCGACCGGGCACGGCCGGGAGTACCGCAACCGGCTGCGCGAGCAGTGGGGCGTCGTCGACGTCGAGGACTGCGCCGCGGTCGCGCTCGCCCTCGCCGACGAGGGCACCGCCGACCGGGACCGGCTGGCGATCCGCGGCGGCAGCGCGGGCGGCTGGACCGCGGCCGCCTCGCTCACCGTGACCGACGTGTACGCCTGCGGCACGATCGTCTATCCCATCCTCGACCTGGCCGGCTGGGGCGAGGGGGAGACCCACGACTTCGAGTCGCAGTACCTGGAGACGCTCGTCGGGCCGCTCGCCGAGGTGCCCGCGCGGTACGCGGAGCGCTCGCCCACCGAGCACGCCGACCGGATCACCGCGCCCTTCCTGCTGCTCCAGGGGCTGGACGACGTGATCTGCCCGCCCGCCCAGTGCGAGCGGTTCCTCGCCCGGATGGAGGGGCGGCGGGTGCCGCACGCGTACATCGCCTTCGAGGGGGAGGGGCACGGGTTCCGGCGGGCTGAGACCATGATCAGGGCCCTGGAGTCCGAACTCTCCCTGTACGCACAGGTCTTCGCGCTCAACCCGCCGGGCATCCCGACTCTGGAGCTCGACAAGTGA
- a CDS encoding S66 peptidase family protein: MKELVRPSRLAPGARVAVVAPSGPVPEERLQAGLDVLRGWDLDPVVAPHVLDRHDEFPYLAGSDADRAADLQAAWCDPSVDAVLCARGGYGVQRMIDLLDWEAMRAAGPKVFVGFSDITALHEAFANRLGLVTLHGPMAAGIDFIKNARAQEHLRATLFAPETVRTIASGGTALVPGRAQGVTLGGCLCLLAADLGTPHARPSARGGLLCLEDVGEETYRLDRYLTQLLRAGWLDGVRGVLLGSWQDCDPYPLVRALLVDRLGGLGVPVVEEFGFGHCEGALTIPFGVAAELDAGSGTLTLAEPALR, encoded by the coding sequence GTGAAAGAACTCGTCCGGCCGTCCAGACTCGCGCCCGGAGCCCGCGTCGCCGTCGTCGCGCCCAGCGGGCCCGTGCCCGAGGAGCGGTTGCAGGCCGGGCTCGACGTGCTGCGCGGCTGGGACCTCGACCCGGTGGTGGCCCCCCATGTGCTGGACCGGCACGACGAGTTCCCCTACCTGGCGGGCAGCGACGCGGACCGGGCCGCCGATCTCCAGGCCGCCTGGTGCGATCCGTCCGTGGACGCGGTGCTGTGCGCCCGCGGCGGCTACGGCGTCCAGCGGATGATCGACCTGCTCGACTGGGAGGCCATGAGGGCGGCCGGGCCGAAGGTCTTCGTCGGGTTCAGTGACATCACCGCCCTGCACGAGGCGTTCGCGAACCGGCTCGGCCTCGTCACACTGCACGGGCCGATGGCCGCCGGGATCGACTTCATCAAGAACGCGCGGGCGCAGGAGCACCTGAGAGCCACCCTCTTCGCACCGGAGACGGTCCGCACGATCGCCTCCGGCGGTACGGCCCTCGTCCCCGGCCGGGCACAGGGCGTCACGCTCGGCGGCTGCCTCTGCCTGCTCGCCGCCGACCTGGGCACCCCGCACGCCCGGCCCTCCGCGCGGGGCGGGCTGCTGTGTCTGGAGGACGTCGGCGAGGAGACGTACCGCCTCGACCGCTATCTCACCCAACTCCTGCGCGCGGGGTGGCTCGACGGGGTGCGGGGAGTGCTGCTCGGGTCCTGGCAGGACTGCGATCCGTACCCGCTGGTGCGGGCGTTGCTCGTCGACCGGCTCGGCGGGCTCGGGGTGCCGGTCGTGGAGGAGTTCGGATTCGGGCACTGCGAAGGGGCGTTGACGATCCCGTTCGGGGTGGCGGCCGAACTCGACGCCGGCTCGGGCACGTTGACGCTGGCGGAACCGGCCCTCCGCTGA
- a CDS encoding CocE/NonD family hydrolase, with product MSRRVLGYSVPLALLLGATLATPAPASGQYTVTALKFTVRAGGRACTIDADLYRPTGVDRAPAVLATNGFGGSKSDGSTDVIGKAFAERGYVSLVYSGLGFGNSGCLISLDDPDIDGTAASGLIDFLAGKRAADDGTKADFVTLDGKGDPRVGMIGGSYGGAIQLATAAVDHRVDALVPMITWHDLAYSLDPNNAAREVPGAFKWQWANGFYLIGESQPLTTPNLDPSRINSLGCLHFVTDACDTVRTLNSGSYPAADTAELLAYARSVSPVSYLSLVKAPTLLVQGQADSLFNLNEATATYKTLKAQGTTAKMIWQSWGHSGGQAAGELNLSQGNLESSYVGKRVLAWFDRYLRKQKNTDTGPAFAYYRDWITDPNGTYATAGSLPVLSQRLYLSGDGKLVDNRGKVTRGSRTYSNWLVPTSHSESSLAGIVGLPDPAPYDTAGTYLGWTSEPLARATDVVGAPKATLKVVSPKAERTQNSGNAADKLVLFAKLYDVAPDGTQTLVHRLVAPVRVPDVTRSFTVTLPGIVHRYEQGHRLRFVVAASDDAYFGNRGIKPVTVVSAPGDTGVLELPVAGG from the coding sequence GTGTCCCGTCGTGTGCTCGGCTACAGCGTTCCGCTCGCTCTCCTGCTCGGTGCCACCCTCGCCACACCCGCCCCCGCCAGCGGGCAGTACACCGTCACCGCCCTGAAGTTCACCGTCCGGGCCGGCGGCCGCGCGTGCACGATCGACGCCGACCTGTACCGGCCCACCGGCGTCGACCGGGCACCCGCGGTGCTCGCCACCAACGGCTTCGGCGGCAGCAAGTCCGACGGTTCGACGGACGTGATCGGCAAGGCCTTCGCCGAACGAGGCTATGTCTCGCTCGTCTACTCCGGGCTCGGCTTCGGCAACTCCGGCTGTCTGATCTCCCTCGACGACCCGGACATCGACGGCACCGCGGCCTCCGGGCTCATCGACTTCCTCGCCGGGAAGCGGGCCGCCGACGACGGAACCAAGGCCGACTTCGTCACCCTCGACGGCAAGGGCGACCCGCGCGTCGGCATGATCGGCGGCTCCTACGGCGGCGCGATCCAGCTGGCGACGGCCGCCGTCGACCACCGCGTGGACGCGCTCGTGCCGATGATCACCTGGCACGACCTGGCGTACTCCCTGGACCCGAACAACGCCGCCCGCGAGGTGCCCGGCGCCTTCAAGTGGCAGTGGGCCAACGGTTTCTACCTCATCGGCGAGAGCCAGCCCCTGACGACACCGAACCTCGACCCGTCCCGCATCAACTCCCTCGGCTGTCTGCACTTCGTCACCGACGCCTGTGACACCGTCCGCACCCTCAACTCCGGCAGCTACCCCGCCGCCGACACCGCCGAGCTGCTCGCCTACGCCCGCAGTGTCTCCCCGGTCAGCTACCTGAGCCTGGTGAAGGCGCCCACGCTCCTCGTCCAGGGACAGGCCGACAGCCTCTTCAACCTCAACGAGGCGACAGCCACGTACAAGACGCTCAAGGCGCAGGGCACGACCGCCAAGATGATCTGGCAGTCCTGGGGGCACAGCGGGGGCCAGGCCGCAGGCGAACTCAACCTGAGCCAGGGCAACCTGGAGTCCAGTTACGTCGGCAAGCGCGTCCTCGCCTGGTTCGACCGCTATCTGCGCAAGCAGAAGAACACCGACACCGGACCGGCGTTCGCCTACTACCGCGACTGGATCACCGACCCGAACGGCACCTACGCCACCGCCGGCAGCCTGCCCGTGCTCAGCCAGAGGCTCTACCTGTCCGGGGACGGCAAGCTCGTCGACAACCGGGGCAAGGTGACCCGCGGCAGCCGGACGTACAGCAACTGGCTCGTGCCGACCAGCCACTCCGAGAGTTCGCTGGCCGGGATCGTCGGACTGCCCGACCCGGCGCCGTACGACACCGCCGGCACCTACCTCGGCTGGACCAGCGAACCGCTCGCCCGCGCCACCGACGTCGTGGGGGCGCCGAAGGCCACCCTGAAGGTCGTCTCGCCCAAGGCGGAGCGGACCCAGAACTCCGGGAACGCGGCCGACAAGCTCGTGCTGTTCGCCAAGCTGTACGACGTCGCGCCCGACGGCACCCAGACGCTGGTGCACCGGCTGGTCGCGCCGGTCCGGGTGCCCGACGTGACCCGGAGCTTCACGGTGACGCTGCCGGGGATCGTGCACCGGTACGAGCAGGGGCACCGGCTGCGGTTCGTGGTGGCGGCGAGCGACGACGCGTACTTCGGCAACCGGGGGATCAAGCCGGTGACCGTGGTGAGCGCGCCCGGCGACACCGGGGTGCTGGAGCTGCCGGTGGCCGGCGGCTGA
- a CDS encoding LapA family protein — MSPKTSASGGTAGGKQSAVTPARIVVLLLAVLALIFIFENTGETKIRLLIPEVTMPLWTALLATGVIGALCGAYFMRRRS; from the coding sequence ATGAGCCCGAAGACCTCCGCGAGCGGCGGCACCGCCGGCGGCAAGCAGAGCGCGGTGACGCCCGCGAGGATCGTCGTCCTGCTGCTCGCCGTCCTCGCCCTCATCTTCATCTTCGAGAACACCGGCGAGACCAAGATCAGACTGCTGATCCCCGAGGTGACCATGCCCCTGTGGACGGCACTGCTGGCCACGGGCGTCATCGGCGCCCTGTGCGGGGCGTATTTCATGAGGCGCAGGAGCTAG
- a CDS encoding GNAT family N-acetyltransferase has protein sequence MPHTSSRFLAEGPRVGIRHITYEDGPEFTARARESKELHQPWLFPPDSANGFASFAQRLIEDPTKVGFLVCEKDSGAIAGYININNIVEGAFLSGALGYGAFAHAAGRGLMREGLGLVVRYAFGGMRLHRLEINVQPANAASIGLARSCGFRLEGYSPDMLYIDGAWRDHERWAITAEMIRKAK, from the coding sequence ATGCCGCACACCTCATCCCGTTTCCTTGCCGAGGGCCCCCGCGTGGGCATACGTCACATCACCTACGAGGACGGTCCGGAGTTCACCGCCCGGGCCAGGGAGAGCAAGGAACTGCATCAGCCGTGGCTGTTCCCGCCGGACAGCGCCAACGGCTTCGCCTCCTTCGCGCAGCGGCTGATCGAGGACCCGACCAAGGTGGGGTTCCTCGTCTGTGAGAAGGACAGCGGGGCCATCGCCGGGTACATCAACATCAACAACATCGTCGAGGGCGCCTTCCTGAGCGGTGCGCTCGGGTACGGGGCCTTCGCCCATGCCGCCGGGCGGGGGCTGATGCGGGAGGGGCTCGGGCTCGTCGTGCGGTACGCCTTCGGCGGGATGCGGCTGCACCGGCTGGAGATCAACGTGCAGCCCGCCAACGCCGCCTCGATCGGCCTCGCCCGCTCCTGCGGCTTCCGTCTGGAGGGCTACTCGCCCGACATGCTCTACATCGACGGAGCCTGGCGGGACCACGAGCGGTGGGCCATCACCGCCGAGATGATCCGGAAAGCGAAGTGA
- a CDS encoding arginase family protein has product MRTRVVLDAPSNLGLRPPAPGTVPGCYKLAGALREQRIVQRLGALEGGVVVPPRYDRGDWQEGDGVFNAAALAAYTVKLADRVERHVRAGEFPVVLGGDCSIQLGASLALRRLGRYGLVAVDASADFRHPGNSDRIGAAGGEEVALGTGRGQDDLTNLEGLKPYLRDEDVRLFGNRDAFEDDRAELAALKIPVVTVGDIREWGAEALARATAEAFATPELDGFWLHLDADVLDPTVMPAVDSPDPDGLLPDELVSLLRPLLASPHCVGLNVTIYDPDLDPDGTAGALLADIVVSAFAQS; this is encoded by the coding sequence ATGCGTACCCGCGTAGTACTGGACGCCCCCTCCAACCTCGGGCTGCGGCCGCCCGCGCCCGGTACCGTCCCCGGCTGCTACAAGCTGGCGGGGGCGCTGCGCGAGCAGCGGATCGTGCAGCGGCTGGGTGCCCTGGAGGGCGGTGTGGTGGTGCCGCCGCGCTACGACCGGGGCGACTGGCAGGAGGGCGACGGCGTCTTCAACGCGGCCGCCCTCGCCGCCTACACCGTGAAGCTCGCCGACCGCGTCGAACGGCATGTGCGGGCCGGGGAGTTCCCGGTGGTGCTGGGCGGCGACTGCTCGATCCAGCTCGGCGCCTCCCTCGCGCTGCGCCGCCTGGGCCGCTACGGGCTGGTCGCGGTGGACGCCTCCGCCGACTTCCGGCACCCCGGAAACTCCGACCGGATCGGGGCCGCGGGAGGGGAGGAGGTGGCCCTCGGGACCGGGCGCGGACAGGACGACCTCACGAACCTGGAGGGGCTCAAGCCGTATCTGCGGGACGAGGACGTACGGCTCTTCGGCAACCGGGACGCGTTCGAGGACGACCGCGCCGAACTCGCCGCCCTCAAGATCCCCGTCGTCACCGTCGGAGACATCCGGGAGTGGGGCGCCGAGGCGCTGGCGCGAGCCACCGCCGAGGCCTTCGCGACCCCCGAACTGGACGGCTTCTGGCTCCACTTGGACGCCGACGTCCTCGACCCGACCGTGATGCCGGCGGTGGACAGCCCCGACCCGGACGGGCTGCTGCCCGACGAACTCGTGTCCCTGCTCCGGCCGTTGCTCGCGTCCCCGCACTGCGTCGGCCTCAACGTCACCATCTACGACCCCGACCTCGACCCGGACGGCACGGCAGGTGCTCTCCTCGCCGACATCGTCGTGTCCGCCTTTGCCCAATCCTGA
- a CDS encoding DUF5107 domain-containing protein, protein MVIVTTIRRDVLTLPAAELGPDNPLPPLRPLDELHRVEDRDGLPREMARQMGYEPLRSLLPAPLRDGYERVREPRAVDTLVIENDRLRVTVLPGLGGRIASLLHKPTGRELLYRNPVFQPADFALNGAWFSGGIEWNIGATGHTTLACSPLHAARVPAPDGGEMLRLWEWERLRDLPFQVDLWLPEGSDFLYVGVRVRNPHEKPVPIYWWSNIAVPEERRVLAPADEAYHFGYERRLRRVPVPSYEELRQHPYAADYFYDLPDGRRRWIAALDADGHGLVQTSTDVLRGRKLFIWGTGRGGRRWQEWLTEPGTGGYCEIQAGLARTQLEHVRLEAESEVAWLEAYGSLSSAPETGEAEARLEAVLPRAEVDAAYAAWKPYADTEPGETLATGSGWGALEVLRADWKLPGTPFDESTLGEEQEPWVHLLRVGALPEPRRVRPPGAALVAPHWRDMLETAPATPLTEYHLGIAQWHAGDRAQAVRSWERALELAPSVWPLLRCLAVADREIGDHERAADRYVDAFDDLCRERRDAGERWTAATAALGREAIDALLAVRRTAQARAVWERLHPATRQRGRFRFVEAQLLCAEGKRDEARAVFEEGFEVADLREGAEAVGRLWERISDEPLPARYDFRMR, encoded by the coding sequence ATGGTGATCGTGACGACGATCCGACGTGACGTACTGACGCTGCCCGCCGCGGAGTTGGGACCCGACAACCCCCTTCCTCCGCTCCGGCCGCTCGACGAACTCCACCGCGTCGAGGACCGCGACGGCCTGCCGCGCGAGATGGCGCGGCAGATGGGGTACGAGCCGCTGCGCAGCCTGCTGCCCGCCCCCCTGCGGGACGGTTACGAGCGGGTGCGCGAGCCGCGCGCCGTCGACACGCTCGTCATCGAGAACGACCGGCTGCGGGTCACCGTGCTGCCGGGCCTCGGCGGCCGGATCGCCTCCCTCCTGCACAAGCCGACCGGCCGCGAACTCCTGTACCGCAACCCGGTGTTCCAGCCCGCCGACTTCGCTCTCAACGGCGCCTGGTTCTCGGGCGGCATCGAATGGAACATCGGCGCCACCGGCCACACCACCCTCGCCTGCTCACCCCTGCACGCCGCCCGTGTCCCCGCCCCCGACGGCGGCGAGATGCTGCGGCTGTGGGAGTGGGAACGGCTCCGGGACCTGCCCTTCCAGGTCGACCTCTGGCTGCCGGAGGGCTCCGACTTCCTGTACGTCGGGGTCCGCGTCCGCAATCCGCACGAGAAGCCGGTGCCGATCTACTGGTGGTCCAACATCGCCGTACCGGAGGAACGCCGGGTCCTGGCTCCCGCCGACGAGGCCTATCACTTCGGGTACGAGCGCCGGCTGCGCCGGGTGCCGGTCCCGTCGTACGAGGAGCTACGGCAACACCCGTACGCGGCCGACTACTTCTACGACCTTCCCGACGGCCGGCGCCGCTGGATCGCCGCCCTCGACGCGGACGGGCACGGGCTGGTGCAGACGTCCACCGACGTGCTGCGCGGGCGCAAGCTGTTCATCTGGGGCACGGGACGGGGCGGGCGGCGCTGGCAGGAATGGCTCACCGAACCCGGTACCGGTGGCTACTGCGAGATCCAAGCGGGGCTCGCCCGCACCCAGTTGGAGCATGTGCGGCTGGAGGCGGAGAGCGAGGTGGCCTGGCTGGAGGCGTACGGGTCGCTGAGCTCGGCGCCCGAGACCGGGGAGGCGGAGGCGCGGCTCGAAGCCGTGTTGCCGCGCGCCGAGGTCGACGCCGCGTACGCCGCGTGGAAACCGTACGCCGACACCGAACCCGGGGAGACCCTCGCCACCGGTTCCGGCTGGGGTGCGCTCGAAGTGCTGCGCGCCGACTGGAAGTTGCCCGGCACGCCCTTCGACGAGTCCACCCTCGGCGAGGAGCAGGAACCGTGGGTGCACCTGCTCCGGGTCGGCGCACTGCCCGAGCCGCGCCGGGTGCGGCCGCCCGGCGCGGCGCTGGTCGCCCCGCACTGGCGGGACATGCTGGAGACCGCGCCCGCCACTCCGCTCACCGAGTACCACCTCGGCATCGCCCAGTGGCACGCCGGGGACCGGGCGCAGGCGGTGCGCAGTTGGGAGCGGGCCCTCGAACTCGCGCCGTCCGTCTGGCCGTTGCTGCGCTGCCTCGCGGTGGCCGACCGGGAGATCGGCGACCACGAGCGGGCCGCCGACCGGTACGTGGACGCCTTCGACGACCTGTGCCGGGAGCGGCGCGACGCGGGCGAGCGGTGGACCGCGGCCACGGCCGCGCTGGGCCGCGAGGCGATCGACGCGCTGCTCGCGGTGCGGCGCACGGCGCAGGCGCGGGCGGTGTGGGAACGGCTGCATCCGGCGACGCGGCAGCGCGGTCGATTCCGGTTCGTCGAGGCCCAGTTGCTGTGCGCCGAGGGGAAGCGCGACGAGGCGCGGGCCGTGTTCGAGGAAGGCTTCGAGGTCGCGGATCTGCGGGAGGGGGCGGAGGCCGTCGGGCGGCTGTGGGAGCGGATCAGCGATGAACCGCTGCCGGCCCGCTACGACTTCCGCATGCGATGA
- a CDS encoding VOC family protein, protein MDILGATLRVCVDDLETAVPFYERLAGGPALRFERGGVQVAAVGCFLLMSGPEAELEILRKVAATIAVKDVDEAHAVLTELGARVIAGPVGTPAGRNLIAVHPDGAVYEYVDRRV, encoded by the coding sequence ATGGACATTCTGGGAGCCACGCTGCGTGTCTGCGTCGACGACCTGGAGACCGCGGTCCCCTTCTACGAACGGCTGGCGGGCGGCCCCGCGCTCCGCTTCGAGCGCGGCGGTGTCCAGGTGGCCGCCGTGGGCTGCTTCCTCCTGATGAGCGGCCCCGAGGCGGAGTTGGAGATCCTGCGCAAGGTCGCGGCGACGATCGCGGTCAAGGACGTCGACGAGGCCCATGCGGTACTGACCGAGCTGGGCGCGCGCGTGATCGCGGGCCCGGTGGGCACTCCGGCGGGCCGCAATCTGATCGCGGTGCATCCGGACGGGGCGGTGTACGAGTACGTGGACCGGCGGGTCTGA
- a CDS encoding hemerythrin domain-containing protein: MTARTDVVELLKGQHARIRELLDEVAATKGDERKHAFHDLVRLLAVHETAEEEVVHPFARKHIDGGELVVKDRVEEEEQAKRALSRLDDMDPDSPEFLDQFAALRQDVLAHADNEERYEFAHFSRVADRGRLENLARAVQAAEALAPTRPHPGTDTALKNVAVGPVAAVVDRTRDVVRKAMG, from the coding sequence ATGACCGCACGCACCGACGTAGTGGAGCTGCTCAAGGGGCAGCACGCACGGATACGGGAACTGCTCGACGAGGTGGCGGCCACCAAGGGCGACGAGCGGAAGCATGCCTTCCATGATCTCGTCCGTCTCCTCGCGGTGCACGAGACCGCGGAGGAAGAGGTCGTCCATCCCTTCGCCCGCAAGCACATCGACGGCGGTGAACTCGTCGTCAAGGACCGGGTCGAGGAGGAGGAGCAGGCCAAGCGGGCGCTGTCGCGCCTGGACGACATGGACCCCGACTCCCCCGAGTTCCTCGACCAGTTCGCGGCGCTGCGACAGGACGTGCTGGCGCACGCCGACAACGAGGAGCGCTACGAGTTCGCGCACTTCAGCCGGGTCGCCGATCGCGGCCGGCTGGAGAACCTGGCCCGTGCCGTGCAGGCGGCCGAGGCCCTGGCGCCGACCCGCCCGCATCCCGGGACCGACACCGCGCTGAAGAACGTCGCGGTGGGCCCCGTCGCGGCCGTCGTCGACCGCACCCGGGACGTCGTACGCAAGGCCATGGGCTGA